A genomic segment from Effusibacillus pohliae DSM 22757 encodes:
- a CDS encoding Lrp/AsnC family transcriptional regulator encodes MCRNSTNARCEPHDKLEEIGILEAFTIRLNQQKLGKPLTALITVFMKTTDHTAFQQFLASQDRIEEAYRISGDGCYWVKAHVSSQEELNQLLDEIRNTATTGFILRSEKSNR; translated from the coding sequence TTGTGCCGTAATTCAACGAACGCCAGGTGTGAACCGCATGACAAACTGGAAGAGATCGGAATCCTGGAAGCGTTCACGATCCGCCTCAACCAACAAAAATTGGGCAAGCCGCTGACCGCCCTGATTACCGTATTTATGAAAACGACCGACCACACCGCGTTTCAGCAGTTTTTGGCGAGCCAGGACAGGATCGAGGAAGCTTACCGGATCAGCGGAGACGGCTGCTACTGGGTAAAAGCCCACGTCTCTTCACAGGAGGAGCTGAATCAACTGCTGGACGAAATTCGCAATACGGCAACTACCGGGTTCATCTTGCGATCGGAAAAATCAAATAGATAA
- the rplS gene encoding 50S ribosomal protein L19 has product MNQELLRQITDEQLRKDIPSFRPGDTVKVHVKVKEGNRERIQVFEGVVIKRRGSGISETFTVRKISYGVGVERTFPLHSPKIEKIEVARRGRVRRAKLYYLRNLTGKAARIQEIR; this is encoded by the coding sequence GTGAATCAGGAACTTCTCCGTCAGATCACGGATGAACAACTGCGCAAGGACATTCCGAGCTTTCGCCCGGGCGATACCGTGAAAGTGCACGTGAAGGTGAAAGAAGGAAACCGCGAACGTATCCAGGTGTTCGAAGGCGTTGTGATCAAGCGCCGCGGTTCCGGCATTTCCGAGACCTTCACGGTTCGTAAGATCTCGTACGGCGTTGGCGTGGAACGTACATTCCCGCTGCATTCGCCGAAGATCGAGAAAATCGAAGTGGCGCGCCGCGGCCGCGTACGTCGTGCGAAGCTGTACTACCTGCGCAATCTCACAGGGAAAGCGGCTCGCATTCAAGAAATTCGCTAA
- the lepB gene encoding signal peptidase I, with protein sequence MSERKTNELWEWTKALGLALILALGIHQFVFAQFLVDGESMMPTMQNRERLIVNKLVYHLHKPEHGDIVVFQYPADPSKDFIKRVIGLPGDVIEIREGKVYRNGEALQEPYLGEPTNGVFGPVKVPDGTLFVMGDNRNNSKDSRDRSVGFVPLNLVVGRADLVFWPPEKFKLFPFK encoded by the coding sequence ATGTCTGAACGCAAAACGAATGAGCTGTGGGAATGGACGAAAGCGCTCGGACTGGCACTGATCCTGGCGCTTGGCATTCATCAATTCGTGTTTGCCCAGTTTCTCGTCGACGGCGAATCGATGATGCCGACGATGCAAAACCGGGAACGGCTGATCGTCAACAAACTCGTATATCATTTGCATAAACCGGAACACGGCGACATTGTTGTATTTCAATATCCGGCCGATCCGTCGAAAGATTTCATTAAACGAGTGATCGGTCTGCCGGGGGACGTAATCGAAATTCGCGAAGGGAAAGTGTACCGGAATGGGGAAGCGTTGCAAGAACCCTACCTCGGCGAACCGACAAACGGCGTATTCGGACCTGTCAAGGTACCGGACGGCACATTGTTTGTGATGGGGGATAACCGCAACAACTCAAAAGACAGCCGCGACCGGTCGGTTGGCTTTGTTCCTTTGAATCTGGTGGTTGGTCGGGCCGATCTGGTATTCTGGCCGCCGGAAAAATTCAAACTGTTCCCGTTCAAATAG
- the ylqF gene encoding ribosome biogenesis GTPase YlqF has translation MTIQWFPGHMAKARREVAEKLKLVDLVYELVDARIPLSSRNPMMHEITQQKQRVVLLNKADLADPVVTEQWIAYFDGQGTPAVPVVATAGEGLRQIEAQAKRLVAPKMEGLMKKGIRPRAIRAMILGIPNVGKSSLINRLANRSVAKTGDKPGVTKAQQWIKVGKDFELLDTPGILWPKFEDPEVGIRLAATGAIRDEVLDADKQDVVFYLVKWLRDQYPGVLENRYKLESQPDEPWDTVLAIGRKRGLIRAGGVIDESAACDLILREFRAGMLGRISLERP, from the coding sequence ATGACAATTCAATGGTTTCCCGGCCATATGGCGAAAGCCCGCCGGGAAGTCGCGGAAAAGCTCAAATTGGTCGATCTCGTGTACGAACTGGTCGATGCCAGGATTCCGCTGTCCAGCCGCAACCCGATGATGCATGAGATCACACAGCAGAAGCAGCGGGTGGTGCTGCTCAACAAGGCGGACCTGGCGGATCCTGTCGTGACGGAACAGTGGATCGCCTATTTCGACGGGCAGGGCACGCCGGCCGTGCCGGTGGTGGCCACCGCAGGCGAAGGGTTGCGGCAGATCGAGGCGCAGGCGAAGCGGCTGGTCGCGCCCAAGATGGAAGGCTTGATGAAAAAAGGAATCCGCCCCCGCGCAATTCGCGCCATGATCCTCGGGATCCCGAACGTCGGCAAGTCGTCTCTCATCAATCGGCTGGCGAATCGCAGCGTGGCGAAGACCGGGGACAAGCCTGGCGTGACGAAGGCGCAGCAGTGGATCAAGGTGGGGAAAGATTTTGAGCTGCTCGACACCCCTGGCATTCTATGGCCCAAGTTCGAAGACCCGGAGGTCGGCATTCGGCTGGCGGCGACCGGCGCGATCCGCGACGAGGTGCTGGACGCCGACAAACAGGACGTCGTCTTCTACCTGGTCAAATGGCTGCGCGACCAATATCCCGGGGTGCTGGAAAATCGCTACAAATTGGAATCGCAGCCGGACGAACCGTGGGACACCGTGCTTGCAATCGGCAGGAAAAGGGGGCTGATCCGGGCCGGCGGCGTCATCGATGAGAGCGCTGCCTGCGATCTGATCCTGCGCGAATTCCGCGCCGGAATGCTCGGAAGAATCTCGCTTGAGCGGCCGTGA
- a CDS encoding S9 family peptidase, whose protein sequence is MNHKRCLTAEDLYRFNWVGEPAVSNRDRAIAFVQKSVNAERSGYRTQIHLVSLNGDGETVFTQGEKDSAPAWSPDGTHLAFLREQNELRQIWIMPRSGGEARRMTDMPRGVHSFIWSPDGRSIAFTARVSEDPLRDKRAPTDEKKFYREQVREINRTRWKADGEGFWDGRRLHLFLLDVAAGSVTRLTEGNFDASEPVWSPDGATIAFVSTMVDDPRADPDAQFYSDVYTVRTDGSQLRKLTVSNLSIMQANFSPDGNTVAFFGHDRSYEGATQTRLYTVGADGGPVVCITEGFDGQIGNVAISDMRSHLRTPPPLFSADGNWIYALVSRHGSVHVYRFSLDGQHEPLTSGDREIYQFTITSDDRYLVAASTNVRLPGDLYRVDLQTGEEVRLTASNDRLLEEIRLSVPETFWFETSDGWNIQGWIMRPDGLQEGSTCPAILEIHGGPHAMYSHSFFHEFQLLAAQGYAVIYTNPRGSHGYGQQFVDACRGDYGGRDYQDLMEAVDYAIANYPFIDPHRLGVTGGSYGGFMTNWIVGHTDRFRAAVTQRSISNWLSFYGVSDIGYYFAEWEVGGNPWDNHELLWQRSPLAYAAQVNTPLLILHGEEDLRCPIEQAEQLFVALKKFGKEVQFVRFPDANHELSRSGNPLLRVERLKRIVGWFNRYIGGDTPHAGRCASSEATG, encoded by the coding sequence ATGAATCACAAGCGGTGTCTGACAGCGGAAGATCTGTACAGATTCAACTGGGTCGGTGAGCCGGCGGTTTCGAACAGGGACAGGGCGATCGCATTCGTGCAAAAATCGGTGAATGCAGAGCGGTCCGGTTACCGCACGCAAATTCATCTGGTCTCGCTAAACGGGGACGGCGAAACAGTGTTCACACAAGGGGAGAAGGATTCCGCTCCCGCGTGGTCTCCCGACGGCACACACCTGGCGTTTCTCCGAGAACAGAACGAGTTGCGGCAGATCTGGATCATGCCGCGTTCCGGCGGGGAAGCGCGTCGCATGACGGACATGCCACGCGGCGTCCACTCCTTTATCTGGTCTCCCGACGGGCGATCGATCGCCTTCACGGCCCGCGTGAGCGAAGATCCCCTGCGAGATAAGCGAGCCCCTACAGATGAGAAGAAGTTCTACAGGGAACAGGTGAGGGAGATCAACCGCACCAGGTGGAAGGCGGACGGCGAGGGATTTTGGGATGGGAGGCGGCTGCATCTGTTTTTGCTGGATGTGGCTGCCGGTTCTGTAACCCGTCTCACCGAGGGGAATTTTGATGCAAGCGAACCGGTTTGGTCCCCGGACGGGGCGACGATCGCGTTTGTCAGCACAATGGTGGACGATCCTCGGGCGGATCCCGACGCGCAGTTTTACAGCGATGTGTATACGGTGCGGACGGATGGCAGCCAATTGCGCAAGCTGACCGTTTCCAATCTGTCCATTATGCAGGCCAATTTTTCCCCAGACGGAAACACGGTCGCATTCTTCGGTCACGATCGTTCGTACGAAGGGGCCACCCAGACCCGGCTCTATACAGTGGGTGCCGACGGAGGGCCGGTGGTCTGCATCACGGAAGGATTTGACGGGCAAATCGGGAATGTGGCGATCAGCGATATGCGGTCCCACCTGCGGACGCCACCCCCCTTGTTCAGCGCGGATGGAAACTGGATTTATGCCCTGGTATCGCGGCATGGCAGCGTGCATGTGTATCGGTTTTCACTGGACGGCCAGCATGAACCATTGACTTCGGGCGACCGGGAAATCTATCAGTTTACGATCACGTCCGACGACCGGTATTTGGTAGCAGCGTCTACCAATGTGCGGTTGCCTGGCGATCTGTATCGCGTCGACCTGCAGACCGGGGAAGAAGTCCGGCTGACTGCAAGCAATGACCGGTTGCTGGAAGAAATTCGGCTGAGCGTTCCGGAAACGTTCTGGTTTGAAACGAGCGACGGGTGGAACATTCAGGGGTGGATCATGCGGCCGGACGGTTTGCAGGAGGGGAGCACCTGCCCCGCCATCCTCGAAATTCACGGTGGTCCGCACGCCATGTATTCTCACTCGTTCTTTCACGAGTTCCAGTTGTTGGCCGCCCAAGGGTACGCGGTGATCTATACCAATCCGCGCGGCAGCCACGGCTACGGGCAGCAGTTTGTCGACGCCTGCCGCGGCGATTACGGAGGAAGGGATTATCAGGATCTGATGGAAGCGGTCGACTACGCAATCGCCAACTATCCTTTTATCGACCCGCACCGGCTGGGCGTTACGGGCGGCAGCTACGGAGGTTTCATGACCAATTGGATCGTCGGACATACGGATCGGTTCCGGGCAGCCGTCACCCAGCGATCAATCAGCAACTGGCTGTCGTTTTACGGGGTGAGCGATATTGGGTATTATTTCGCGGAATGGGAAGTGGGCGGCAACCCTTGGGACAACCACGAGTTGTTGTGGCAACGTTCGCCACTCGCATACGCGGCTCAGGTCAACACCCCGCTGTTGATCCTGCACGGTGAAGAGGATCTGCGATGCCCGATCGAACAGGCGGAGCAGTTGTTTGTCGCGTTAAAGAAATTCGGTAAAGAGGTGCAGTTTGTCCGCTTTCCCGACGCCAATCATGAACTGTCGCGAAGCGGCAACCCGCTGCTGCGGGTGGAACGGTTAAAGCGGATTGTCGGGTGGTTCAACCGCTATATCGGCGGTGATACGCCGCACGCAGGCCGGTGTGCATCCTCGGAGGCAACTGGGTGA
- a CDS encoding ABC transporter ATP-binding protein yields MSQVLLEVKKLKTYIRQKNGEVRAVDGVDFSVKKGETLAIVGESGCGKSMTSLSIMGLLPKPNGRIVEGEIVFSGINLVQLSDRQLADLRGRMMSMIFQEPMTSLNPVLTIGRQLQEVLRRHLAVSRQEARQRAVEMLKKVGFARPEQILKEYPHRLSGGMRQRVMIAMAMACEPELLIADEPTTALDVTIQAQILDLMKRMKREFGSAIILITHDLGVVAEMADRVLVMYAGQVLESASAYDLFTQPKHPYTAGLLESTPRMHDTRERLTPIPGNVPSAADYPDGCRFAARCPRAVDSCRSQLPELREVAPQHFVRCSLV; encoded by the coding sequence ATGAGCCAGGTGTTGCTCGAAGTAAAAAAACTGAAGACGTACATCAGGCAGAAGAACGGGGAAGTACGGGCGGTCGACGGGGTCGATTTTTCCGTGAAAAAAGGGGAGACGCTGGCGATTGTCGGGGAGTCGGGCTGCGGCAAGAGCATGACCTCCCTCTCGATCATGGGGCTGCTTCCGAAACCAAACGGACGCATCGTCGAGGGCGAGATTGTTTTTTCGGGAATCAACCTGGTGCAGTTGAGCGACCGGCAACTGGCTGATTTGCGGGGCCGGATGATGTCGATGATTTTTCAGGAGCCCATGACCTCGCTCAACCCCGTGCTGACGATCGGCCGCCAGTTGCAGGAAGTGCTGCGGCGGCACCTGGCGGTGTCCAGGCAGGAGGCGCGGCAGCGGGCGGTTGAGATGTTGAAAAAAGTGGGGTTTGCCCGTCCGGAACAAATCCTGAAGGAGTACCCCCACCGCCTGTCGGGCGGCATGCGGCAGCGGGTGATGATCGCGATGGCGATGGCGTGCGAACCGGAATTGCTGATTGCGGACGAACCGACCACCGCACTGGACGTAACGATCCAGGCACAGATTCTCGATTTGATGAAACGGATGAAACGGGAGTTTGGTTCGGCGATCATCCTGATCACGCACGATCTGGGCGTGGTCGCCGAGATGGCCGACCGGGTTCTGGTGATGTATGCGGGACAGGTGTTGGAATCCGCGTCCGCTTACGACCTGTTTACCCAACCGAAGCATCCGTACACGGCGGGTTTGCTGGAATCGACGCCGCGCATGCACGATACGAGGGAACGGCTGACGCCGATTCCCGGAAACGTTCCATCTGCCGCCGATTATCCGGACGGTTGCCGGTTTGCCGCCCGCTGTCCGCGAGCGGTCGACAGCTGCCGCAGCCAATTGCCGGAATTGCGTGAGGTAGCTCCGCAGCATTTCGTTCGCTGCAGCCTGGTCTAA
- a CDS encoding ABC transporter ATP-binding protein: protein MPDHLLEVKGLKKYFPIEGGLLKRTVGYVKAVDDVSFTVRKGETLGLVGESGCGKSTTGRLILNLLEPTVGEVVFAGVSLSRLPRSQLREIRKNMQCVFQDPYASLNPRMTIGYLLSEPLFVNGQCSKQEARRRALELLELVGLSAVDFGKYPHEFSGGQRQRIAIARALTLNPQLVVADEPVSALDVSIQAQVLNLMSDLQEKFELTYLFISHNLSVVRHISDRVAVMYLGRIVEIANKESLYQSPGHPYTQALLSAVPEPDVTIKRERIILEGDVPSPANPPDGCAFHPRCRYATDVCKHSRPELKSIASGHMVACHLYEPVPVLA from the coding sequence ATGCCTGACCATTTGTTGGAAGTCAAAGGGTTGAAAAAATATTTTCCGATCGAAGGCGGACTCCTCAAACGAACAGTGGGGTACGTGAAGGCGGTCGACGATGTGAGCTTCACTGTGCGCAAAGGGGAGACGCTGGGGCTCGTCGGCGAATCGGGCTGCGGCAAGTCGACGACCGGGCGGTTGATTCTCAACCTTCTGGAACCCACAGTGGGGGAAGTAGTGTTTGCCGGTGTTTCCCTGTCCCGATTGCCTCGTTCCCAATTGCGGGAAATCCGGAAAAACATGCAGTGCGTGTTTCAGGATCCGTATGCGTCGCTCAATCCGCGGATGACGATCGGCTATTTGCTGTCCGAACCGCTGTTTGTGAACGGCCAATGCAGCAAACAGGAGGCTCGCAGACGGGCGCTCGAGCTGCTTGAGCTGGTGGGGCTTTCCGCGGTTGACTTTGGCAAGTATCCGCACGAATTCTCGGGGGGACAACGGCAGCGGATCGCGATTGCCCGCGCACTCACTCTCAACCCGCAACTGGTTGTGGCGGATGAGCCGGTTTCCGCGCTGGATGTTTCGATCCAGGCGCAAGTGTTGAATTTGATGTCCGATTTGCAGGAAAAATTTGAACTCACGTATCTCTTTATCTCGCACAATTTGAGCGTGGTGCGCCATATTTCCGACCGGGTGGCGGTGATGTACCTCGGGCGAATCGTGGAGATCGCCAACAAGGAGAGCCTCTACCAGAGCCCCGGACATCCTTATACGCAAGCGCTGTTGTCAGCCGTTCCCGAACCGGATGTCACCATCAAACGGGAACGGATCATCCTCGAAGGAGACGTACCGAGCCCTGCCAATCCGCCGGACGGCTGCGCGTTTCACCCGCGCTGCAGGTATGCCACGGACGTTTGCAAACATTCCCGGCCGGAATTGAAATCGATCGCTTCCGGCCATATGGTAGCTTGCCACCTGTACGAACCGGTGCCTGTTTTGGCATAA
- a CDS encoding peptide-binding protein, producing MEMSRKWFWTAVSAALAASVALAGCSKDTAAPQANTTKEKVDGGEIIWGGAGEPSILNPFWATDVVSSNIYDLILEPLYTVNPKLQPEPVLADGMPQISSDNLEWMVKIRKNVKFSDGQPLTADDVVFTFSIPIDKDYAGPRKSTFEKLKKVEKVDDYTVKFTLSEPYAPFLTGALGYEILPKHILKDVPIKEMDKAPFTKNPIGTGPYKLAEWKSGQYVKLERNENYFAGKPAIKTITYKIVPEANALIAQLQAGEVNRALISNPADLQALKPLIDAKKFKVAEDIGFSYTYVGWNEMNDLFKDKKVRQALTMAIDRKAIVDSVLEGHGKVANAPQSPLSWAYNDNVTVFEYDPEKAKKLLEEAGWKDTNGDGILDKDGKKFTFELMTNQGNKAREQIVTIIQQQLKKVGIEVTPRIIEFSSLVNNHIKQKKFDAYVLGWALATDPDPTSIWHSREIAKGLNYVSYSNPEVDRLSDENTKVLDQTKRKELIGKAYKLISEDQPYTFLYYPNKIDVVPYNLEGYEFHPRLDFYNMHKWYFTK from the coding sequence ATGGAAATGTCAAGGAAATGGTTTTGGACTGCCGTGTCAGCCGCACTGGCGGCATCTGTGGCGCTTGCCGGTTGCTCGAAAGACACAGCGGCACCGCAAGCCAACACCACAAAGGAGAAAGTGGACGGCGGCGAGATCATCTGGGGAGGTGCCGGCGAACCCAGCATTCTCAATCCTTTTTGGGCGACGGACGTTGTATCCAGCAACATTTACGATCTGATTCTCGAACCTCTGTACACTGTCAATCCCAAACTGCAGCCGGAGCCTGTGCTGGCTGACGGAATGCCGCAAATTTCCAGCGACAATCTGGAGTGGATGGTCAAAATCAGGAAAAACGTCAAGTTCTCCGACGGACAGCCGCTGACGGCAGACGATGTCGTGTTCACATTCAGCATTCCGATTGATAAAGATTACGCGGGACCGCGCAAATCTACTTTTGAAAAGCTGAAGAAAGTGGAAAAAGTAGACGATTACACGGTGAAGTTCACGTTGAGCGAACCGTACGCACCGTTCCTGACAGGCGCTCTGGGCTATGAAATTCTGCCCAAACATATTTTGAAGGACGTTCCGATCAAAGAGATGGACAAAGCTCCGTTCACCAAAAATCCGATCGGCACCGGTCCCTACAAACTGGCCGAATGGAAGTCGGGGCAATATGTGAAGCTGGAACGGAACGAGAACTATTTTGCAGGCAAACCGGCGATCAAGACGATCACGTACAAAATCGTTCCGGAAGCCAATGCGTTGATCGCCCAACTGCAGGCGGGAGAAGTCAATCGGGCACTCATCTCTAACCCGGCCGATCTGCAGGCGCTCAAACCGTTGATCGATGCAAAGAAGTTCAAAGTGGCAGAAGATATCGGCTTCTCCTACACCTACGTAGGCTGGAACGAGATGAACGATCTGTTTAAGGATAAAAAAGTCCGGCAGGCGCTGACCATGGCGATCGACCGCAAAGCGATCGTGGATTCAGTGCTGGAGGGCCACGGAAAAGTGGCCAATGCACCGCAAAGCCCGCTCAGCTGGGCTTACAACGACAATGTCACCGTGTTCGAGTACGATCCGGAAAAAGCGAAAAAGCTGTTGGAAGAAGCTGGTTGGAAGGATACCAACGGCGACGGCATCCTGGACAAGGACGGCAAGAAATTCACGTTTGAACTGATGACCAACCAGGGCAACAAAGCGCGTGAACAGATTGTCACCATCATCCAGCAGCAGCTGAAGAAGGTGGGAATCGAAGTCACGCCGCGAATCATTGAATTCTCGTCACTCGTCAACAATCATATCAAGCAGAAGAAGTTTGATGCCTACGTATTGGGGTGGGCGCTGGCAACCGATCCGGATCCGACCTCCATCTGGCACTCGCGGGAAATCGCGAAAGGTTTGAACTACGTTTCCTATTCGAATCCGGAGGTTGACAGGCTGTCGGATGAGAATACGAAGGTGCTGGATCAGACGAAACGCAAGGAACTGATCGGCAAAGCGTACAAGTTGATTTCCGAAGATCAGCCGTACACATTCCTTTATTATCCGAACAAAATCGATGTGGTTCCCTACAACCTGGAAGGGTATGAATTCCATCCCCGTCTGGATTTCTACAACATGCACAAGTGGTACTTCACCAAATAA
- a CDS encoding ABC transporter permease, giving the protein MVNYTIRRLIQAIPLLFGITVISFGLMHLTPGGPVALLVDPTIKPEDQERMIHALGLDQPLYVQYFRWLGDLLQGNFGFSFVRRVPVSDLVLERLPNTMLLMGVSLLFSLLIAIPAGIVSATRQYSKLDYTITVGSFLGVSTPNFWLGIMLILLFAVHLSWLPAGGVATLNASFSVWDRIQHLILPAFTLGAAEMAAWTRYTRSSMLEVIRQDFIRTARAKGLYEPTVILRHGLRNSLIPVVTIIGLTLPGLFAGAVITESIFSWPGMGRLFIEAVFQRDYPIIMAITTITACLVVFCNLLVDLIYGFLDPRISYK; this is encoded by the coding sequence ATGGTAAACTACACGATCCGCCGGTTGATCCAAGCGATTCCTCTATTATTTGGCATCACCGTGATTTCATTTGGTCTGATGCACCTGACCCCGGGAGGACCGGTTGCCCTGTTGGTCGATCCTACCATCAAACCGGAGGATCAGGAGCGGATGATTCACGCGCTGGGACTTGACCAGCCGCTGTATGTCCAATATTTTCGGTGGCTGGGCGATTTGCTGCAGGGCAATTTCGGCTTTTCGTTTGTCAGGCGGGTGCCGGTGAGCGATCTGGTGCTGGAGCGGTTGCCCAACACGATGCTGTTGATGGGCGTGAGTTTGCTGTTCAGCTTGCTGATCGCCATTCCGGCAGGGATTGTATCTGCCACCCGGCAATACTCGAAACTGGATTATACGATTACGGTCGGCTCTTTTTTGGGGGTGTCGACTCCGAATTTCTGGTTGGGTATTATGCTGATCTTATTGTTTGCGGTACATCTGTCCTGGCTGCCGGCCGGCGGCGTGGCCACCTTGAACGCGTCGTTTTCCGTCTGGGATCGCATCCAGCATCTGATTCTGCCCGCCTTCACGTTGGGAGCGGCTGAGATGGCCGCGTGGACGCGATACACCCGCTCCAGTATGCTGGAGGTGATCCGCCAGGATTTTATTCGGACGGCCCGTGCCAAGGGGCTTTATGAGCCGACGGTGATTTTGCGGCATGGTCTGCGCAACAGCCTGATTCCGGTGGTGACCATCATCGGACTGACCCTGCCCGGACTGTTTGCGGGTGCGGTGATCACAGAAAGCATTTTTAGCTGGCCCGGGATGGGACGGTTATTCATTGAGGCGGTGTTCCAGCGGGATTATCCGATCATCATGGCGATCACCACCATCACAGCCTGCCTGGTCGTGTTCTGCAACCTGCTTGTCGATCTCATCTACGGGTTCCTTGACCCGCGTATTTCGTACAAATAA
- the opp4C gene encoding oligopeptide ABC transporter permease, which produces MMRLQTDGAATGVQPVAGTLPIKKTSMLRIIWERFSRNKLAVAGLVFILLVAVLAILAPWIAPYDPAEQDLLKKLKPPSAEHWLGTDDFGRDIFSRLLHGARISLSVGILTVLGWIVIGTAVGALAGYYGGKVDNILMRMVDIIIAFPDILLLIAVVSMFKPSVANIILILILLRWTSIARLVRGEFLSLKNREFVLAAKTLGLSDVRIIFVHILPNALAPIIVASTLGIGYTILTESALSFLGLGVQPPTASWGNMLQGAQSISILMKAPWYPVAPGLMILLTVLSVNFVGDGLRDALDPRLK; this is translated from the coding sequence ATGATGCGATTGCAAACGGATGGAGCGGCAACCGGTGTGCAACCGGTAGCCGGAACCTTGCCGATCAAGAAAACCAGCATGTTGCGAATCATTTGGGAGCGATTTTCCCGCAACAAGCTGGCGGTAGCGGGTCTTGTCTTCATCCTGCTGGTTGCCGTTTTGGCGATCCTGGCGCCATGGATCGCCCCCTACGATCCGGCAGAGCAGGATCTGCTGAAAAAATTGAAACCGCCGAGCGCGGAACACTGGCTGGGGACGGACGATTTCGGACGGGACATCTTCAGCCGTTTGTTGCACGGAGCACGCATTTCCCTGTCGGTCGGCATCCTGACCGTACTCGGCTGGATTGTGATTGGCACCGCCGTCGGAGCGCTGGCCGGTTATTACGGGGGAAAAGTGGACAACATCCTGATGCGGATGGTCGACATTATCATCGCGTTCCCCGATATTTTGCTTCTGATAGCGGTGGTGTCGATGTTCAAACCGAGCGTTGCCAATATTATCCTCATCCTGATTTTGCTACGCTGGACGAGCATTGCCCGCCTGGTACGGGGAGAATTTCTGAGCCTGAAAAATCGGGAATTTGTGCTGGCCGCCAAAACGTTGGGACTGTCGGACGTTCGCATTATATTCGTCCACATTCTGCCCAATGCGTTGGCGCCGATTATCGTGGCTTCCACTCTGGGAATCGGATACACGATTTTGACCGAATCGGCTCTCAGCTTTCTGGGACTTGGCGTTCAGCCGCCCACCGCCAGTTGGGGAAACATGCTGCAGGGAGCGCAAAGCATATCGATTTTGATGAAGGCTCCCTGGTATCCGGTGGCTCCCGGTCTGATGATTCTACTGACCGTGCTGAGCGTAAATTTTGTCGGGGACGGGCTAAGAGACGCGCTGGATCCCAGGTTAAAGTGA